DNA from Actinoplanes sp. SE50/110:
CTCGAAGCGCTCCCCCGGCACGGCGCACAGGTCCCCGATCAGGTCGGCGGGGTAGGCCCGCAGGCCGGTCTGGGTGTCCGAGACGGTCCGGCCGGTCGCCGCCCGGAAGACGGCCTGGGTCACGGTGTTGCCGAACCGGCTGCGCGGCGGCATCCGGTCGAAGCGGCGCACGCCCAGGACGACGCGGCCGGGCCGGCAGCGGTCGGCCACCTCGCGGATCTCGGCGACGCTGTGCTGGCCGTCGCCGTCGGCGCAGACCACATCCGCTTCGGGAAACCGGGAGCGGATGTGCCGGAACCCGGTCTTGAGGGCGACGCCCTTGCCCCGGTTCGCCGGAAGCCGCAGCACCGTGCAGCCCCGCGCCGCCAGCTCCGCGAGCCGGGCGTCGGCGGCCGGACCGGTCCCGTCGTCGACGATCACCACCTCCGCCGGCCGCGGGCCGTCGGCCAGCAGCGCGGTGACCAGTTCGGACAGGTGCGGTCCCGGCTTGAACACCGGGAGTAGAACGACGTACGGCACCGGGTCTCCTTCACTGCTGTCCGACGGTGCGGCGTCTATACCCAGGCCGGCCATTGATCACCCGCCGGGCCAGACGGCCGACCGCGACCATCCCCCGTTCGCGGCGCAACAGCCGGTCGGCGCGGGCGCCGGCGAAGCCCAGCCGGGCCAGCAGCAGCGCGCCCCGGTCGTCGTGCACCTCGCCGCCGTGCGCCGGGACGTCGCGCAGCGCCGGGCCGGTCAGTCCCAGCACCCGGCCGGCCAGGAAGCGGACGCGCGGCAGGTGCCAGGCGTGCGTCACCAGACCGAGCGGAGCCCGGGCGTCGAAGGCGTATCCACTCAGCAGCCCGTCCTCCACGGTGTGCAGCAGGTTCTCCAGGGTGCTGCGCGAGCGCGTCTCCGCGTACAGCTCAGCGTGCTCGTCCAGGCCGGCCGCGCGGGCGGCCCGCAGCATGAGATCCCCCTCGCGCGCGCCGACCGGCGGTGGTGCGGCTCCGGCGCTCGCCTCCGGCCAGCCGCCGGTGAAGACGACCCGGATCCGGTCGCCACCGGGCAGCGCCGCGCGGTGGGCCGCCACGTAGGCGGTGGCCGCGCGCACCCGCGCGTCCCCGCCCGGGGTGAGGGTGTAACCGCTCGCGGTACGCACCACCCCGCGCCCGAACACCAACAGCACCCTGGCCGGTTCCGGCATGGTCACCTCCTGTAGCAGCCATTGTCCGCGACCCGATGGCCGGCCGACGGGCGGTGGACTCCCAGATGATCAACTCGCAGCCGCTCCCGGCCGAACCTGCCGGGCCGGCGCAAGCGGTATTGCTCGCCCGCCTGCCGCACCCATGCCCGCGCCGGAGATGTGGGCGCTCGGGCACCCGCCTCAGTCACAAGCCAGCGAGTGGGAGACGAGCCCGTCGAGTGCACGGATCTGGCCGTGGGTCGGACGTTGGCCGGCGTCGACGTTGCGGCCAGTCGATCAGGGCAGCAGACGAAACCAGGCAAGCGCCGCCAGCAGCGATCTGGTTCGGAACGGGTCGCCAGAGGGAGTGTGGCTAACTTCGAGGCAGCATCCGCGGGGTGAAGGGCGTGCCATTGGTCACCCCGTTGATTGCTTCGACACAGACCTCCTGCCCGGGTGTCACGGTGAAGTCGAGTCGCCCGGCGCCCAGGTCGGCGCGTATTCCCCGGTAGCGGATGAATGTTTCCAGGGAATGCGCGCCTACCGATAGCGGTAACGTCTGCTCGCGTCCCCAGGCGACCTGGTGCTCATGCCCGTCCACGCGAACGTACGGCCTGGTGAAGGCTACCAACCACCAACGGTTAACCCAGTGTCCTCGCACCGTGATGCGTAGTGAACCGCTCTCAGTTCGGTTTGATGACGTCATGGTCCGTTCGTTTCCGTGGCGGCGGCCAGTGTGCCGATCACTGTCTGGATCTGGCTTCTGGGCCACTCCACATAGGTCATCCGTCGGCGCGGTCGGCGGCGCGAGCCCCGAGTTTGGCGCCCATGCCGCAAAGCACCCCCATTATCAGGACGCCGGTCAAGCAGAACCCGGTCGCCTGGACCGGCCGGAACCGCCGGTCGCGCCCGCCGCAACGGCCACCGCGCCGGCCGTGGACGAGCTGTCACGCTTGGTAGCGTCTCTGTCGGTCAGCCGACGCCCAGACATGCCGAGACCAGCGAGTCGGGAGTGTGCTCGCACGAGGCCGCCTGTTCCGCCCGAAAAAGGTTCGTCACGATCTCGGCCCTCTGGCGAGGCGCGCCGACCAACGCTGGTCGCCATCAGGTTTGATCGTCACGGTGATGGGGCCCGACGGTGCGGCATCATCGTAGTTTTTCGACGTCGTTCCGTCGCAGGGCAGTTTGAATGACCCTAGAGGGCGTGACGGGTTGTGATAGTTGACGGCTAGGTCACCACCGCCGATACAGACAATGGTGATGTCGACAGGGCCGTCCCCGGCCAAGTCGGCGGTCCAGCCGCCGGTGACGTTGTCATGACCGATGGCCTGCTGCTTCAGGCCAGCCGGCGCCAGGCTGGGCAACGTAGCTTCCACCGGGACGGTGGTCACCGAAGGTGCTGGCGCGGAGACTGATTTGTCGTCGCCGGTACAACCACCGAGAGCGGCCCAGGCCAGGCAACAGGAAGCAGCGAGTATCCAGCGGTGTGCGGGAAATAATCCCTGGTGCGCCATCTCGTTTCTCCTAGTCCGCGCGCCCTGATCGGTGGACCCGCTGATTCTTCACTACGCGTGTTGAGTACCTGAGTCGAACCCGGGATGTCGAACTGATTCGACCAAAGTGCTCCTCTTGCTATACGAACTCCATCTCAGCCCGGGCCACTCTTCTGCCGCCGATCGTGCGCGTTGGCCAACCGGGAGGCGTCACGCTCCGTGACTTACCCACGTTGACGCCTTGATCTGCCGAGTTGTGCGCTGATTCGGTAGGCGCCCATCACCGAGCGGCCGGTGAACGATGCTAAGTTGATCGTATATACATCGCTGATGATCTTGGCCTGACAGACCGTGTACACGGATTCCTGCGGGACCGTTCGCACCGCGGCCGGCATATGACCGAGTCGGCGATCCGGTCGTCGGCCCCGGCCTGGATTAGAACCTACGAAGGACCGGCTCCCGAAGAACTCCTCGAGGCGATGGTCAGGTTTGAACAACGCTATGGCGGCCTGCGTTACCGCGTCCTCGGTGGCAACCACATGGAGTACGGTCTGGACGGCCTTCCGATAGTCCGTCACGGC
Protein-coding regions in this window:
- a CDS encoding glycosyltransferase family 2 protein, with the translated sequence MPYVVLLPVFKPGPHLSELVTALLADGPRPAEVVIVDDGTGPAADARLAELAARGCTVLRLPANRGKGVALKTGFRHIRSRFPEADVVCADGDGQHSVAEIREVADRCRPGRVVLGVRRFDRMPPRSRFGNTVTQAVFRAATGRTVSDTQTGLRAYPADLIGDLCAVPGERFEYEMNVLLHCAATDHPIDEVPIPATYLDDNAGSHFSGLADSARIYVPLLRYALLSRVAPASTVPAERR
- a CDS encoding YdcF family protein — its product is MPEPARVLLVFGRGVVRTASGYTLTPGGDARVRAATAYVAAHRAALPGGDRIRVVFTGGWPEASAGAAPPPVGAREGDLMLRAARAAGLDEHAELYAETRSRSTLENLLHTVEDGLLSGYAFDARAPLGLVTHAWHLPRVRFLAGRVLGLTGPALRDVPAHGGEVHDDRGALLLARLGFAGARADRLLRRERGMVAVGRLARRVINGRPGYRRRTVGQQ